In Phyllobacterium zundukense, the following are encoded in one genomic region:
- a CDS encoding c-type cytochrome: MTIRATFLGVLCRPSLAGAIATVAVLVGPTSAHKAPHKPEQLKLYEDVFMEEVRKGDLLFHGDAATAKQMNVVLSTTGMACAMCHPMASDTHPQSYPKFQIEISKFSTLRDMINWCIEKPNQGEKIDLDSEAMKALEAYIHWSNAGSVLVPGKH, encoded by the coding sequence ATGACAATCAGAGCGACATTTCTCGGCGTTTTGTGCCGTCCGTCCCTCGCCGGTGCGATTGCGACGGTCGCCGTCCTCGTCGGCCCCACCAGTGCCCACAAGGCACCGCACAAACCGGAGCAGTTGAAACTGTACGAAGATGTGTTCATGGAGGAGGTCAGGAAGGGCGACCTCTTGTTCCACGGCGATGCAGCAACCGCCAAACAGATGAACGTCGTCCTCTCCACCACGGGAATGGCCTGCGCAATGTGCCATCCCATGGCCTCCGACACCCACCCGCAGTCCTACCCGAAATTCCAGATAGAAATAAGCAAATTTTCGACGCTACGCGACATGATCAACTGGTGCATCGAGAAACCCAATCAGGGCGAAAAGATCGATCTCGATTCGGAAGCGATGAAGGCTTTGGAAGCGTACATCCACTGGTCAAACGCCGGCTCGGTATTGGTCCCTGGCAAGCATTAG
- a CDS encoding cbb3-type cytochrome c oxidase subunit I has product MAETLRGRFAGVDLDDLVDWPVVRTWLYWGMFWLLVAPSVGVALSGLFNYPDYLGTTLGLTFGRLRPVHVNGVIFGAFSSLFIGECYYLVPRLCGVRVPWPQWGVPLAWLWNVTVAAALIALPFGANHGLEAGEFPLFAKIPIFLVVAVATAQFLIAISRRLEAPLYVALWYLIGAFVWTTMNLVLGIILPYTISGINSAAFHGLYIHYIVGLWITPAGYVLIYYFLPISVRNPIYGHKLSLVGFWSLALFYPFVGIHHYLYSPIADWAETIAIVTSMLLIIPVWTVLVNFFGTVKGRWDAFGKNLPAKFLIMGSLMYLVGCFQGSTEALRSIQQPTHFTDFVISHSHLTVFGTFVVWAMGGLVYVWPRACGRELWSFTMGNWAFWLITVGISTMGLVLTAAGLQQGFQWMAGTEWLDTVLSMRPYWLVRTVGGISMDIGMSLLVIDLMMTALTRPAETVGGRAFGAPAVPAGRAAR; this is encoded by the coding sequence GTGGCAGAAACATTGCGTGGCAGATTCGCCGGCGTCGACCTAGATGATCTGGTCGATTGGCCGGTCGTGCGAACTTGGCTTTATTGGGGCATGTTCTGGCTCCTGGTCGCACCTTCCGTCGGCGTGGCGCTGTCGGGACTTTTCAACTATCCCGATTACCTCGGCACCACCTTGGGATTGACCTTCGGCAGGTTGCGCCCGGTCCACGTCAACGGCGTCATCTTTGGCGCCTTTTCCTCCCTCTTCATCGGCGAATGCTATTACCTGGTGCCGCGCCTTTGCGGTGTGCGGGTGCCATGGCCGCAATGGGGGGTACCGTTGGCCTGGCTGTGGAATGTCACCGTGGCGGCTGCGCTTATCGCATTGCCGTTCGGCGCAAATCACGGCCTCGAAGCGGGCGAGTTCCCGCTGTTCGCCAAAATCCCGATCTTTCTCGTTGTTGCCGTGGCGACCGCACAATTCCTGATAGCCATCTCCCGGCGCCTCGAGGCGCCGCTCTATGTCGCACTCTGGTACCTGATCGGGGCTTTCGTGTGGACGACGATGAATCTCGTACTGGGCATCATCCTGCCCTACACGATCTCAGGCATCAACAGCGCGGCCTTCCACGGCCTCTACATTCACTACATCGTCGGACTGTGGATCACGCCGGCGGGCTACGTGCTCATCTACTACTTCTTGCCGATCAGCGTGCGCAATCCGATCTATGGCCACAAGCTCTCGCTCGTCGGCTTCTGGTCCCTCGCCCTGTTCTACCCCTTCGTCGGCATCCATCATTATCTCTACAGCCCGATCGCCGATTGGGCCGAGACAATCGCGATCGTCACGTCCATGCTGCTGATCATTCCGGTGTGGACGGTGCTGGTGAACTTCTTCGGCACCGTGAAGGGCCGCTGGGACGCCTTCGGAAAGAACCTCCCGGCCAAGTTTCTGATCATGGGCTCGCTCATGTATCTGGTGGGATGTTTCCAGGGCTCGACCGAGGCCTTGCGCTCGATCCAGCAACCGACCCATTTCACGGATTTCGTCATCTCGCACTCGCACCTCACAGTGTTCGGAACGTTCGTGGTCTGGGCAATGGGCGGCCTGGTTTATGTCTGGCCGCGGGCCTGCGGGCGCGAGCTTTGGTCGTTCACGATGGGCAATTGGGCATTTTGGCTGATCACCGTCGGTATCTCCACCATGGGCCTGGTGCTGACTGCCGCTGGACTGCAGCAAGGCTTCCAGTGGATGGCCGGCACCGAATGGCTCGACACGGTGCTCTCGATGCGACCCTATTGGTTGGTGCGTACCGTCGGCGGCATCAGTATGGACATTGGAATGTCGCTTCTCGTCATTGATCTGATGATGACGGCGCTGACCCGGCCCGCCGAAACTGTGGGCGGTCGGGCATTCGGTGCGCCAGCGGTTCCAGCTGGTAGGGCAGCCCGATGA
- a CDS encoding cbb3-type cytochrome c oxidase subunit II: protein MSARFVTLVAGIFFFFAAVVTQGFLPFFEPSARTSRVTAVVRTDFGQLKWMMTEATDYTPLQQLGRDVYLREGCWYCHSQYVRPVTGETRRWGPVTESGEFAYDVPHLFGTRRIGPDLMRVGLKFSDEWHLAHFWNPRMLSPDSIMAPYRGLFEEPAQPVAIIDDGAGNRTLERTQVTERLFDFASQERIQLTPNADGLLFVPLEASSKVPVIVIPNEEYKGGAVKIAAETKDLEGLIAYVQKLGMNRGKWRDLFEPQQLEVMDATMPRSSEWIARGKEVYERRCLGCHGIAGDGNGPAATFMFNQRPRSFAAAVFKFRLTKEPLPTDGDLLRTITRGVRGTAMPAWYDLPLNDRLAVIQYIKYELAVDRSDPAEPYAFFVEEPPGAPLYIAKPPEASQQILDRGKEVWQVAKCWECHGMTGKGDGEKAAGLKDDLGFGIVPADLTSGQFKSGATVEDIFRTMTTGMSGTPMPSYRDSLPEEDRWALSYYVLALSAYKDPLTLQTLTISDTDRAALNDLTLEADSPAKAYVPGTDPAQKASELDEGNGGPVTGKRNTTEGG from the coding sequence ATGAGCGCGCGATTCGTTACCCTGGTGGCCGGCATCTTTTTCTTCTTCGCCGCGGTCGTCACCCAGGGCTTCCTGCCATTTTTCGAACCTTCGGCGCGAACAAGCCGGGTGACCGCCGTGGTCCGCACCGATTTCGGCCAGCTCAAATGGATGATGACCGAGGCCACCGATTACACGCCGCTGCAACAGCTCGGTCGCGACGTGTATCTGCGAGAAGGTTGCTGGTATTGTCATTCCCAGTACGTGCGTCCGGTGACCGGCGAGACGCGCCGCTGGGGTCCGGTGACCGAGTCAGGCGAGTTCGCTTACGACGTGCCGCACTTGTTCGGCACACGGCGCATCGGACCGGATCTGATGCGGGTCGGACTTAAGTTCAGCGACGAGTGGCATCTTGCCCATTTCTGGAATCCACGCATGCTCTCCCCGGATTCGATCATGGCGCCGTATCGCGGACTGTTCGAGGAGCCGGCGCAGCCGGTCGCAATCATCGACGACGGAGCCGGCAATCGTACGCTGGAAAGAACGCAGGTCACCGAACGGCTGTTCGACTTCGCCAGTCAGGAACGGATCCAGCTTACGCCGAACGCTGACGGGCTCCTGTTCGTCCCGCTGGAGGCGAGCAGCAAGGTTCCAGTCATTGTCATCCCGAACGAGGAATACAAAGGCGGCGCGGTCAAGATCGCCGCCGAGACGAAAGACCTGGAAGGTCTCATCGCCTATGTCCAGAAGCTCGGCATGAATCGCGGCAAGTGGCGCGACCTGTTCGAGCCGCAGCAACTTGAAGTCATGGACGCGACGATGCCGCGCTCAAGCGAATGGATCGCGCGTGGCAAGGAGGTCTATGAGCGGCGGTGCCTCGGCTGCCACGGGATAGCGGGCGACGGCAACGGGCCCGCGGCGACCTTCATGTTCAATCAGCGCCCGCGAAGTTTCGCTGCGGCGGTGTTCAAGTTCCGGCTGACCAAGGAGCCGCTGCCGACTGACGGTGACCTCTTGCGCACGATCACTCGCGGAGTTCGCGGCACGGCGATGCCCGCTTGGTACGACCTGCCGCTCAACGATAGGCTCGCGGTCATTCAATACATCAAGTATGAGCTGGCGGTGGACCGCTCCGACCCGGCCGAGCCCTATGCGTTCTTCGTCGAGGAGCCGCCCGGTGCTCCTTTGTACATCGCAAAACCGCCCGAGGCTTCCCAGCAAATCCTCGACCGCGGCAAGGAAGTCTGGCAGGTCGCCAAATGCTGGGAGTGCCATGGCATGACCGGAAAGGGCGACGGCGAGAAAGCCGCCGGGCTGAAGGATGATCTCGGTTTTGGCATTGTGCCGGCCGACCTCACTAGTGGCCAGTTCAAGTCAGGGGCAACGGTCGAAGACATTTTTCGGACCATGACGACTGGGATGAGCGGCACGCCCATGCCCTCCTACCGAGACTCGTTGCCCGAGGAGGACCGCTGGGCGCTCTCCTATTACGTTCTCGCACTTTCCGCCTACAAAGACCCGCTCACATTGCAAACGCTGACGATCAGCGACACGGATCGCGCGGCGCTTAATGATCTGACGCTGGAGGCAGATTCCCCGGCGAAGGCCTATGTTCCAGGCACGGACCCGGCGCAGAAGGCTTCCGAACTCGATGAAGGTAACGGGGGGCCGGTGACCGGCAAACGAAATACTACCGAAGGAGGCTGA
- a CDS encoding sulfite exporter TauE/SafE family protein, which produces MTYYLMIFAAGFAGSFHCIGMCGGFACALGRDQQGGGATVLRHLFYNTGRLTTYCFVGGLAGALGQVICTTQDSMAAPLLDGSLDIAQRILAIVAGLLMIAMALQFFGLLQVFHRLAIGFGGSTFAMSLRSLMTARSSTAPLAFGVFNGFLPCPLVYAFAAQAASTAGALPGFLVMASFGLGTFPAMLMMGGVGQVLRPAWRQRGVRLAGGFILLLGLITLGRGLLPSDVHIGHAWLGGLPA; this is translated from the coding sequence ATGACCTATTACCTCATGATCTTCGCCGCTGGGTTCGCGGGCAGCTTTCACTGCATCGGCATGTGCGGCGGCTTTGCCTGCGCGCTTGGCCGCGATCAGCAAGGGGGCGGCGCAACCGTACTTCGCCACCTATTCTATAATACCGGCCGATTGACAACGTATTGCTTTGTGGGCGGGCTCGCGGGCGCCCTCGGTCAGGTCATCTGCACCACGCAAGATTCAATGGCCGCGCCGCTCTTGGACGGCTCCCTCGACATCGCCCAGCGAATTCTCGCGATTGTCGCTGGCCTGCTCATGATTGCCATGGCGTTGCAGTTCTTCGGCTTGCTGCAGGTCTTTCATCGCCTGGCGATCGGATTCGGCGGCAGCACGTTTGCGATGTCCCTGCGCAGTCTGATGACAGCCCGAAGCAGCACTGCGCCGCTCGCCTTTGGCGTGTTCAACGGCTTCCTGCCATGTCCGCTGGTCTATGCCTTCGCCGCCCAGGCGGCAAGCACCGCCGGAGCGCTTCCCGGCTTTCTCGTCATGGCGTCGTTCGGACTGGGAACCTTTCCCGCAATGTTGATGATGGGCGGCGTCGGCCAGGTTCTTCGGCCAGCCTGGCGGCAGCGCGGCGTCCGGTTGGCCGGCGGCTTTATTCTTTTGCTCGGCCTCATCACGCTCGGCCGTGGTCTGCTGCCCTCGGACGTTCATATCGGCCATGCCTGGCTGGGAGGACTTCCCGCATGA
- a CDS encoding heavy metal translocating P-type ATPase, which translates to MTACDNILCSHCLLPIGLRPMERRINGEACAFCCYGCCIAFQVKNGRHEEWEAAWLLIQLGVGGFLSMNIMMFSLLLYSDAFTGVDAGVLPWIHLLLWIFATPAVVILGGPYLREMWLNGIQGRVTSSALIVLGVAASYLYSAFAAFEGSTHVYFDTAVMVLMLFTVGRYLEAVGRARAARDLEPLLAAESESATVVDGAAETLRPVREVKAGMLVRVRPGDRIPVDGVVVEGESDTDEAVITGESRQVTKGAGSTVIAGSINIDGPLLIQSSGDGTATRWAQICRSVREALGRRSPTQRLADRVVGVSVPLVLALGGLTIVYWAQSLPFDRALLIGLSVLVVACPCAAGLAAPMATSLGIGRLARHGCLVRDPGVLESLAHVRLLAFDKTGTLTAGKARLVGIDRDGVGIDDVLARAAGLERHSEHGLALAIAAAAAARGITPLATRDVRTVPGRGIRGSANDEPVAAGSVRLMNDLGWPLPSALVERARSREASGHSLVYVAWGERVRAMLSLDDSPLPEAQATIAALRERGLDVALLTGDLAPAAERIAAMVGIQAVHAGLSPEAKWEVLGGLRHGHDVVAMVGDGLNDGPVLGAADVGIAVGSATDLARETAAIVLPADGLWMLPWVVDVARAVRRTILTNLMWAFGYNLVALTFAALGLLQPILAAAVMAGSSILVVMNSLRLERLPDPVPSPIAQQQSGAEADSARQGAGTSVLAGPAVERS; encoded by the coding sequence ATGACCGCGTGTGACAATATCCTGTGCAGCCATTGTCTGTTGCCCATCGGCCTGCGCCCGATGGAGCGCAGGATCAACGGCGAGGCTTGCGCGTTCTGCTGCTATGGCTGTTGTATCGCCTTTCAGGTGAAGAACGGCAGACACGAAGAGTGGGAGGCCGCCTGGCTTCTGATTCAGCTCGGCGTGGGCGGCTTTCTCTCCATGAATATCATGATGTTCAGCCTCCTTCTCTATTCGGACGCATTCACCGGCGTCGATGCGGGCGTGCTGCCGTGGATTCACCTTTTGCTCTGGATCTTCGCGACGCCAGCGGTGGTGATCCTCGGCGGACCCTATCTGCGCGAAATGTGGCTCAATGGCATTCAGGGACGCGTGACATCGTCAGCCCTCATCGTGCTTGGCGTCGCTGCCTCCTATCTCTATTCGGCATTTGCCGCGTTCGAGGGCAGCACGCACGTCTATTTCGACACCGCCGTGATGGTGCTGATGCTGTTCACCGTTGGCCGCTATCTCGAGGCTGTTGGCCGCGCCAGGGCGGCGCGCGACCTCGAACCGCTCCTGGCCGCCGAAAGCGAGAGCGCAACTGTTGTCGATGGCGCGGCAGAGACTCTCCGCCCGGTGCGGGAGGTGAAGGCGGGCATGCTGGTGCGGGTCCGGCCCGGCGACCGCATTCCGGTCGACGGCGTGGTTGTCGAGGGAGAATCGGACACCGATGAAGCCGTGATCACCGGAGAAAGCCGGCAAGTGACAAAGGGCGCCGGCTCCACGGTGATTGCCGGCAGTATCAATATCGACGGCCCGCTCCTGATCCAGAGCAGCGGTGATGGAACCGCAACGCGCTGGGCACAGATTTGCCGGTCGGTGCGCGAAGCGCTGGGCCGTCGCAGTCCAACCCAGCGCCTTGCCGACCGCGTCGTTGGCGTGTCCGTGCCCCTCGTTCTCGCCCTCGGCGGGCTGACAATCGTTTACTGGGCGCAGTCATTGCCGTTCGATCGGGCGTTGCTGATTGGCCTCTCGGTGCTGGTGGTTGCCTGTCCTTGCGCCGCCGGCCTCGCCGCTCCAATGGCGACATCGCTCGGCATCGGCCGGCTGGCGCGGCACGGCTGCCTCGTCCGCGACCCCGGCGTGCTCGAGAGCCTCGCGCATGTGCGGTTGCTCGCCTTCGACAAGACCGGCACTTTGACGGCGGGCAAAGCGCGTCTCGTCGGCATCGACCGCGACGGGGTCGGCATCGACGATGTGCTGGCACGCGCCGCCGGTCTGGAGCGCCATTCCGAACATGGATTAGCGCTGGCAATCGCAGCGGCAGCCGCTGCGCGCGGCATCACCCCGCTCGCGACCCGTGATGTCCGGACGGTTCCCGGCCGTGGCATCCGCGGCAGCGCAAACGACGAGCCCGTGGCCGCGGGGAGCGTGAGATTGATGAATGATCTGGGCTGGCCGCTTCCCTCGGCGCTGGTTGAGCGTGCGCGGTCGCGCGAGGCGAGCGGTCATTCGCTGGTCTATGTCGCTTGGGGCGAGCGGGTCCGTGCCATGCTGTCGCTTGACGATTCGCCGCTTCCCGAGGCGCAGGCGACCATTGCGGCACTTCGTGAGCGCGGGCTCGACGTTGCGCTATTGACCGGCGACCTGGCACCGGCGGCGGAGCGGATCGCGGCCATGGTCGGGATCCAGGCCGTGCATGCGGGTCTTTCGCCCGAGGCCAAATGGGAGGTCCTCGGCGGACTCCGGCACGGCCACGATGTAGTGGCGATGGTCGGCGATGGCCTCAATGACGGGCCGGTGCTCGGCGCCGCCGATGTCGGCATCGCCGTCGGCTCGGCCACCGATCTCGCCCGCGAGACTGCGGCAATCGTGCTGCCCGCGGACGGATTGTGGATGCTGCCCTGGGTCGTCGACGTGGCCCGCGCGGTCCGCAGGACCATTTTAACCAACCTCATGTGGGCGTTCGGCTACAACCTCGTCGCGCTCACTTTCGCGGCCCTCGGATTGCTACAGCCGATCCTGGCGGCGGCAGTCATGGCCGGATCGAGCATCCTCGTGGTGATGAATTCGCTGAGACTGGAACGGCTGCCTGATCCAGTTCCATCGCCGATCGCGCAACAGCAATCCGGCGCCGAGGCGGACAGCGCCCGCCAGGGCGCCGGCACTTCCGTCTTGGCCGGCCCGGCCGTCGAGCGGAGTTGA
- a CDS encoding NAD(P)/FAD-dependent oxidoreductase, producing MKSWTRREFGCLTGAALLTALGPPAALGQAKARVVVIGGGIGGATVARYLAASATAIDVTLVEPRRIYTTCFFSNLYLAGLRSLESLNHGYDALTKQYGITVVHESAEAIDPAAKTVALNNGSKLSYDRLVVAPGIAFRDRALEGYDEVAMEIMPHAWNAGPQTRLLRQQLESMEDGGLFVLVVPPNPLRCPPAPYERASLIASYFQRSKPKAKILILDAKDSFTAQDLFQDAWNRHYPGMIEWLPAQFTGGVKAVDAKTRSVITAGETFKAAVANVIPAQMAGRLAQQAGLDNQSGWCPVDPVTFESALQPGVHLVGDAIIGGDMPKSAFCANSQAKACAFAIAADLTGSAQFPAHLFNTCYTYLAPDDAFSNAISFKPVEGKLKSVLSFVSKVEESAEIRRQAARAAEGWYDAFTHDVFG from the coding sequence ATGAAATCCTGGACGCGTCGCGAGTTCGGCTGCTTGACTGGAGCAGCGTTGCTGACAGCGCTCGGACCGCCGGCGGCGCTGGGCCAGGCCAAGGCGCGTGTCGTTGTGATCGGCGGCGGCATCGGCGGCGCAACGGTCGCCAGATATCTCGCCGCCAGCGCCACGGCCATCGACGTGACCCTGGTCGAGCCGCGGCGGATCTACACGACCTGCTTCTTCAGCAACCTTTATCTCGCCGGGCTTCGCTCGCTCGAATCGCTCAACCATGGTTATGATGCGCTGACAAAACAATACGGCATCACCGTCGTTCATGAGTCCGCCGAAGCGATTGACCCGGCGGCGAAGACCGTGGCGCTGAACAACGGTTCGAAGCTTAGCTACGACCGTCTGGTTGTTGCGCCGGGCATCGCATTCAGGGATCGGGCGCTTGAGGGCTATGATGAAGTGGCGATGGAGATCATGCCGCACGCCTGGAATGCAGGGCCGCAAACCAGGCTGTTGCGCCAGCAACTGGAAAGCATGGAGGACGGCGGGCTTTTCGTGCTCGTCGTTCCGCCGAATCCGCTTCGCTGTCCGCCCGCCCCCTACGAGCGCGCTTCGCTCATCGCGTCCTATTTCCAGCGCAGCAAACCCAAGGCCAAGATTCTGATCCTCGATGCGAAGGACAGCTTCACTGCGCAGGACCTGTTCCAGGACGCCTGGAACCGCCACTATCCGGGAATGATCGAGTGGCTGCCGGCCCAATTCACCGGTGGGGTCAAAGCGGTCGACGCGAAGACCCGATCAGTGATCACCGCGGGCGAAACATTCAAGGCCGCGGTCGCCAATGTCATCCCGGCGCAAATGGCCGGGCGCCTGGCGCAGCAGGCAGGCCTCGATAACCAGTCGGGCTGGTGTCCGGTCGATCCGGTCACCTTCGAATCGGCGCTGCAGCCCGGCGTCCATCTGGTCGGCGACGCGATCATCGGCGGAGATATGCCGAAATCCGCCTTCTGCGCCAACAGCCAGGCCAAAGCCTGCGCCTTTGCCATCGCGGCCGATCTCACCGGATCAGCACAATTTCCGGCGCATTTATTCAACACTTGCTACACTTATCTCGCCCCCGACGATGCGTTCAGCAACGCCATCAGCTTCAAGCCTGTGGAAGGGAAGCTCAAGAGCGTCCTGAGCTTCGTCAGCAAGGTCGAGGAAAGCGCCGAGATCCGCCGCCAGGCGGCGCGCGCGGCGGAAGGCTGGTATGACGCCTTCACGCACGACGTGTTTGGCTGA
- a CDS encoding c-type cytochrome produces the protein MAVRRTPLSFLGAQRMRQIIALAITATLAGLGADRSSAQDIDRGAQLAATCASCHRLDGAGTGIPTIIGLGEEKLTSALLAYRASESPNHIMHAIALSLSDEEIASVARYVAAQGK, from the coding sequence ATGGCTGTGCGACGGACACCTCTCAGTTTCCTTGGCGCGCAGCGGATGCGCCAGATTATTGCGCTGGCGATCACCGCGACCTTGGCCGGTCTCGGTGCGGATCGTAGCAGCGCGCAAGACATCGACCGAGGGGCGCAGCTCGCCGCGACCTGCGCTTCCTGCCATCGCCTCGACGGCGCCGGCACGGGTATCCCCACCATAATCGGGCTCGGTGAGGAGAAGCTCACGAGTGCCCTGCTTGCCTACCGGGCGAGCGAGAGTCCAAATCACATCATGCACGCTATCGCGCTCTCGCTCAGCGACGAGGAGATCGCGAGCGTCGCGCGCTATGTCGCAGCGCAGGGAAAGTAA
- the soxZ gene encoding thiosulfate oxidation carrier complex protein SoxZ produces the protein MITPTPRVVVPSAAAKGDVFQVKTIISHEMETGLRRDDQGDVIPRKIINKFVCRCNDAVVFSVDLHEAIAANPFIEFSLRATESGRLDFLWEEDGGAIYALSHQLTVT, from the coding sequence GTGATCACCCCCACACCACGCGTGGTCGTACCAAGCGCTGCGGCGAAGGGCGACGTTTTTCAGGTCAAGACCATCATCAGCCATGAGATGGAAACAGGGCTGCGCCGCGATGATCAAGGCGATGTGATTCCGCGCAAAATCATCAACAAGTTTGTCTGCCGCTGTAACGATGCCGTGGTGTTCAGCGTCGATCTTCACGAGGCAATTGCCGCCAATCCGTTCATCGAATTCTCCCTGCGGGCGACGGAGAGCGGCCGGCTCGATTTCCTCTGGGAAGAAGATGGCGGCGCCATCTATGCGTTATCGCACCAGCTCACGGTCACTTGA
- a CDS encoding thiosulfate oxidation carrier protein SoxY, with translation MSLTRRDVLIAAGYAGSAGFAGVVLLSPQAARPSDEALELVKQLTGRTATESDRLHLIMPAVFPTGYTVPMSLDIDSPMTETDHVRQIRVFAPQNPLIEVASFHFVPQRSLARVSTRIRLAKPQYVVAVAEMNDGTLLMTKTWVHVATNGCA, from the coding sequence ATGAGCTTGACGCGCCGCGATGTATTGATCGCCGCCGGCTATGCGGGGAGTGCAGGATTTGCCGGTGTCGTGCTCCTTTCGCCGCAGGCCGCGCGTCCGAGCGATGAAGCGCTGGAACTCGTCAAACAGCTCACCGGGCGGACGGCCACGGAGTCGGATCGCCTTCACCTAATAATGCCGGCGGTCTTCCCAACCGGATACACCGTGCCCATGAGCCTTGACATCGACAGCCCCATGACCGAGACCGACCATGTGAGGCAAATCCGTGTGTTCGCGCCGCAGAACCCGCTTATCGAAGTCGCCAGTTTCCATTTCGTTCCGCAACGCAGTCTAGCTCGCGTGTCGACGCGCATCCGCCTTGCCAAACCACAATACGTCGTGGCGGTTGCCGAGATGAATGATGGCACATTGCTCATGACAAAGACCTGGGTCCACGTCGCCACCAATGGCTGCGCCTGA
- a CDS encoding ABC transporter ATP-binding protein, giving the protein MLIALQKVSKSYRTAEGPLEVLREVDLGLEVGRTLALTGESGSGKSTLLHLAAGLDHPDSGRIEIAGQDISQLNDVGRAALRRGVVGLVFQQFNLIPSLDVGANLSFHARLAGRYDSAWQSELVEKLGLEALLKRYPEQLSVGQQQRVAIGRTLAARPKLVLADEPTGNLDEATGDAVLALMLELVVQTGAALLMVTHSTRLAERLDARVHLRAGRIA; this is encoded by the coding sequence ATGCTCATCGCGCTTCAAAAAGTGAGTAAATCCTATCGGACAGCAGAAGGGCCGTTGGAGGTCCTGCGCGAGGTTGATCTCGGGCTGGAAGTCGGCCGAACCCTTGCTTTGACCGGAGAGTCAGGCAGCGGCAAAAGCACACTTTTGCACCTGGCGGCAGGGCTGGACCATCCGGACTCCGGCCGCATCGAAATCGCCGGTCAGGATATCTCGCAGCTGAACGACGTCGGCCGCGCCGCATTGCGGCGCGGCGTGGTCGGACTGGTGTTTCAACAATTCAACCTGATCCCTTCGCTTGATGTAGGAGCCAATCTTTCCTTCCATGCGCGCCTTGCGGGACGCTACGATTCGGCTTGGCAATCGGAATTGGTCGAGAAGCTTGGGCTTGAAGCCCTGTTGAAGCGCTACCCCGAACAGCTCTCCGTCGGCCAGCAGCAAAGGGTGGCGATCGGGCGGACGCTGGCTGCGCGTCCAAAGCTGGTGCTCGCCGACGAGCCGACGGGCAATCTGGACGAGGCGACCGGTGATGCGGTGCTGGCGCTGATGCTGGAACTGGTGGTGCAGACCGGGGCAGCTCTATTAATGGTGACGCATTCGACGCGGCTTGCCGAACGGCTCGATGCACGGGTGCACCTTCGGGCCGGGCGGATCGCCTGA